Proteins encoded in a region of the Gammaproteobacteria bacterium genome:
- a CDS encoding VWA domain-containing protein has protein sequence MIHFEWPWIALLLPLPMLLRRVLPPASDETERAFFAPFALEIAKGNSPSGRISLHPNRALVAGLIWLLLLSAAAQPQWLGEATEVPETGRNLMLAVDVSGSMETPDLDPSGDEVSRLDVVKQVAGEFISRRAGDRVGLILFGSQAYVQSPLTFDRTTVRTLLDESAIGIAGKQTALGDAIGLAVKRMRDAPGERAVLVLLTDGANTAGRVSPDQAATLAARAGLTIYTIGVGADRMRVPSLFGDRVINPSADLDEKTLRAIADTTGGTYFRATDREALRGVYEQLDAIESVESAGRVARPVTPLYPWPLAAAFLLSLVSAALRLWPGFKWRTTER, from the coding sequence TGCTGCCGCTGCCGATGCTGCTGCGGCGCGTGCTTCCGCCGGCAAGTGACGAGACCGAGCGTGCATTCTTTGCCCCTTTCGCGTTGGAGATCGCGAAAGGGAACTCGCCCTCCGGACGAATCTCCCTGCACCCGAACCGGGCCTTGGTCGCTGGCCTGATCTGGCTTCTGCTCCTGAGTGCCGCAGCGCAGCCGCAGTGGCTGGGGGAGGCAACGGAGGTCCCCGAGACGGGGCGCAATCTCATGCTGGCCGTCGACGTGTCCGGGAGCATGGAGACGCCGGATCTCGATCCATCCGGTGACGAGGTGAGCCGGTTGGACGTCGTCAAGCAGGTGGCCGGGGAATTCATCTCCCGGCGCGCCGGTGATCGCGTGGGTCTGATCCTGTTCGGCAGCCAGGCCTACGTGCAGTCGCCCTTGACCTTTGACCGTACGACGGTCCGTACACTGCTGGACGAGTCGGCCATCGGTATCGCGGGCAAGCAGACCGCCCTGGGTGACGCCATCGGGCTTGCGGTCAAGCGGATGCGCGATGCGCCGGGGGAGCGCGCGGTGCTGGTACTGCTGACCGACGGGGCAAACACCGCGGGAAGGGTTTCGCCCGATCAGGCCGCCACACTCGCCGCACGCGCGGGCTTGACGATTTACACCATCGGGGTCGGCGCGGATCGCATGCGGGTGCCGAGCCTGTTCGGAGACCGGGTGATCAACCCGTCGGCGGACCTCGACGAGAAGACCCTGCGTGCCATAGCGGACACTACCGGGGGCACCTACTTCCGCGCCACGGACCGCGAGGCGCTGAGGGGTGTGTACGAGCAACTCGACGCCATCGAGTCGGTCGAAAGTGCCGGAAGGGTGGCGCGTCCCGTGACCCCGCTGTATCCCTGGCCGCTGGCTGCGGCGTTTTTACTCAGTCTCGTCTCTGCGGCGCTGCGGCTATGGCCCGGGTTCAAATGGAGGACCACTGAACGATGA